Proteins encoded within one genomic window of Bacillus thuringiensis:
- a CDS encoding NAD(P)/FAD-dependent oxidoreductase, which yields MNDVIIIGAGPAGLSASISCARFGLNVLVIDEFMKPGGRLLGQLHQEPSGEWWNGIEESKRLREEAESLSVDIQCGISVYNLEKDESSWFVHTNIGTLEASFVLLATGAAEYSIPLPGWTLPGVMSIGAAQVMTNVHRVQVGRKGVIIGANILSFAILNELQLAGIKVEHIVLPEKSELSQKAGDPEEVLNSLLHAAHLAPSPLLRIGSKLMKYNWAKQAGLTFYPNSGMKINGTPLHLRKAALEIIGTDQVEGVRVANIDTKGNIITGSEQIYEADFVCIAGGLYPLAELAAVAGCPFRYIPELGGHVPLHSETMETPLPGLFVAGNITGIESGKIAMTQGTVAGYSIVKQANTKSHSVEQQLQQAMQHVHTVRQQAAIQFNPMIDVGRRKMDEIWRDYSLAYAHTKKSC from the coding sequence ATGAATGATGTCATAATTATCGGAGCCGGACCAGCGGGTTTATCAGCCTCTATCTCTTGTGCTCGTTTTGGACTAAACGTACTTGTTATTGATGAATTTATGAAACCTGGCGGAAGGTTGCTCGGACAATTGCATCAAGAGCCTTCTGGAGAATGGTGGAACGGAATAGAAGAATCGAAGCGACTTCGTGAAGAAGCAGAATCACTTTCAGTTGATATTCAATGCGGTATTTCTGTCTATAATTTAGAAAAAGATGAAAGTTCTTGGTTCGTACATACGAATATCGGTACGTTAGAAGCATCGTTCGTTTTACTTGCTACTGGTGCTGCTGAGTACTCTATCCCCCTCCCTGGTTGGACACTTCCTGGAGTCATGTCGATTGGGGCAGCACAAGTAATGACAAATGTACATCGCGTTCAAGTTGGGAGAAAAGGAGTAATTATTGGCGCTAATATTTTGTCATTCGCTATCTTAAATGAATTACAATTAGCGGGCATTAAAGTTGAACATATCGTACTTCCTGAAAAAAGTGAATTAAGTCAAAAGGCTGGTGACCCAGAAGAAGTTTTAAATTCTCTATTACATGCTGCACACCTTGCCCCGTCACCTTTATTACGTATAGGTAGTAAATTGATGAAATATAATTGGGCTAAACAAGCTGGATTAACCTTCTATCCAAACAGTGGAATGAAAATAAACGGTACACCTCTTCACCTTCGAAAAGCAGCACTTGAAATTATCGGAACAGATCAAGTTGAAGGTGTACGCGTTGCTAATATTGATACGAAAGGAAACATCATCACTGGATCGGAACAAATATATGAGGCAGACTTCGTTTGTATTGCTGGCGGCTTATACCCTCTTGCTGAACTAGCCGCTGTAGCTGGCTGCCCCTTCCGTTACATTCCGGAATTAGGCGGGCACGTTCCTCTCCATTCCGAAACAATGGAAACCCCTCTTCCGGGTTTATTTGTTGCCGGTAATATAACTGGCATTGAAAGCGGGAAAATCGCAATGACACAAGGAACTGTTGCTGGATATTCAATCGTAAAACAAGCGAATACAAAATCTCATTCGGTTGAACAACAATTGCAACAGGCGATGCAACATGTACATACTGTACGTCAACAAGCTGCCATTCAATTTAACCCGATGATTGATGTCGGTAGACGCAAAATGGATGAAATTTGGCGTGATTATTCCCTTGCATATGCACATACTAAAAAGAGCTGCTGA
- a CDS encoding YxcD family protein, whose translation METIKISEQELINALCVYIAEKRQVGPEEVLVELMYDDDYGFSAEVEVNGRQQILIQANLIEALRLLLDREYNVNSFAARLQLELDDEEGIYALAKFNNSDE comes from the coding sequence ATGGAAACAATAAAAATTTCTGAACAAGAACTTATCAATGCGCTTTGCGTATATATCGCTGAAAAAAGACAAGTGGGTCCAGAAGAAGTGTTAGTTGAACTCATGTATGACGATGACTACGGTTTCTCTGCGGAAGTAGAGGTAAATGGTCGCCAGCAAATTTTAATTCAAGCAAACTTAATCGAAGCATTACGCTTATTGCTTGACAGAGAATATAATGTCAATTCATTCGCAGCGAGATTACAACTTGAATTAGATGATGAAGAAGGTATTTACGCATTAGCGAAATTTAATAACTCGGATGAGTAG
- a CDS encoding DUF1836 domain-containing protein: METFHLTRNEMATLLLSLRGWNTKKPLGILQEAWAKSHKKDIESGQSVTAFITTALSPIFEKLIKIDDTDVGFSLNEIVALGNQIENTSFSVTAMQNWVKRDIKEMIGSPQKGKKYSIEQAALLFIVEDLKTALDFESIRKLLRLIVNDPADRSDDLINPVHLYVAYSSLFEELNQGNCLQLNATDTVHTIENIVKEKADKIASKFDQINNEQREAIRNAIIIATLSVHTAYVQMLAKRYVTATLFLQNLDVKP, translated from the coding sequence ATGGAAACATTTCATCTCACACGAAACGAAATGGCAACCCTCCTTTTATCATTAAGAGGATGGAATACGAAAAAGCCTCTCGGTATTTTACAAGAAGCTTGGGCAAAGTCACATAAAAAAGATATTGAAAGCGGACAAAGCGTAACTGCTTTTATTACTACCGCACTTTCACCTATTTTCGAAAAATTGATTAAAATTGACGATACAGACGTCGGTTTTTCTTTAAATGAAATAGTCGCGCTTGGCAATCAGATCGAAAACACGAGTTTCTCTGTAACTGCTATGCAAAACTGGGTGAAACGAGATATAAAAGAAATGATTGGCTCTCCTCAAAAAGGGAAAAAATATTCAATTGAACAAGCAGCCTTACTATTCATTGTCGAAGATCTAAAAACAGCACTTGATTTTGAATCCATTCGTAAGCTATTACGCCTAATCGTTAATGACCCAGCTGATCGAAGTGATGATTTAATCAATCCTGTTCATTTATATGTAGCATACTCTTCTCTATTTGAAGAACTTAACCAAGGGAACTGCTTACAACTAAATGCAACAGATACCGTTCATACAATTGAAAACATCGTAAAAGAAAAAGCTGATAAAATCGCAAGCAAGTTCGATCAAATTAATAACGAACAACGCGAAGCAATTCGTAACGCTATTATTATTGCGACCCTTTCTGTACATACCGCATATGTACAAATGTTAGCAAAACGTTACGTAACAGCGACGTTATTTTTACAAAATTTAGATGTGAAACCGTAA
- a CDS encoding DedA family protein yields the protein MVSSFIHSVLTFFEGLGYWGIMLGLMIEIIPSEIVLAYAGYLVFNGSISFLGAVVFGTIGGVIAQIFIYWIGRYGGRPILERYGKYIFIHKKQIDAAEDWFNRYGTGVIFTARFIPVVRHAISIPAGITKMSFLRFTTLTALAIIPWSIIFIYLGEKLGENWENINDIAGPYVKSFAIGGVILILLYFVIKKWTKKRKNLA from the coding sequence ATGGTAAGTAGTTTTATTCACTCAGTATTAACATTTTTTGAAGGGCTAGGTTATTGGGGCATTATGCTTGGACTTATGATTGAAATTATCCCAAGTGAGATTGTCCTTGCTTATGCCGGGTACTTAGTATTCAATGGTAGTATCTCATTTTTAGGCGCAGTTGTATTTGGTACGATTGGCGGTGTTATTGCTCAAATCTTTATTTATTGGATTGGACGATACGGTGGCCGCCCTATTTTAGAACGTTACGGAAAATATATTTTTATTCATAAAAAACAAATAGACGCTGCTGAAGATTGGTTTAATCGTTACGGGACTGGCGTGATTTTCACAGCGCGCTTCATTCCAGTAGTACGTCATGCGATTTCAATTCCTGCTGGTATTACAAAAATGTCATTCCTACGTTTCACTACGTTAACAGCACTCGCAATCATCCCTTGGTCTATCATTTTCATTTACTTAGGTGAAAAACTAGGTGAGAATTGGGAGAATATTAATGATATTGCTGGACCATATGTGAAATCATTCGCAATTGGTGGCGTCATACTTATTCTTTTATACTTCGTTATAAAAAAATGGACAAAAAAGCGTAAAAATCTTGCGTAA
- the dltD gene encoding D-alanyl-lipoteichoic acid biosynthesis protein DltD, which yields MKMKHAFGPIILACVLFFIIILIPSKSLVSLISDKKVEDAATSLQKEKLQSVFLQQKMLENSQYLPMYGSSEFLRMDAYHPSNYFKVNPSGFTPYLIGIGGTQSLAHILNMTSTMDELEGKKVVFVLSPQWFTKTGVSQGDFTNNFSKQQAYHFIFNDKINVEMKKKIAKRLLDYKVVQEDDILKNSLEGVVYNDTKHNIKAGLVKPLAYMHRNILDHRDLFNSIFKIEPMKEKTNVGLRSISWVDARKHAEEEGKAESTTNTFGIENPYYYKHNLKKKLKGLKNFRANESYEESPEYDDLQMVLNIFKEKNVKPLFISVPVNGPWYDYAGFPKERREVYYKKVREQVEKAGYPVVDFSGHEYDKYFLKDTIHLGWKGWIYFDEAVQNFYTEK from the coding sequence ATGAAAATGAAGCATGCTTTTGGTCCCATAATTTTAGCGTGTGTGCTTTTTTTCATTATCATACTCATCCCATCGAAAAGTTTAGTATCACTTATTAGTGATAAGAAGGTAGAAGATGCGGCAACTTCCTTACAAAAAGAAAAATTACAAAGTGTATTCTTGCAGCAGAAAATGTTAGAGAATTCGCAGTATTTACCGATGTACGGTTCATCTGAATTTTTACGAATGGATGCATATCATCCATCTAATTACTTCAAAGTAAATCCCTCAGGTTTTACGCCATATTTAATCGGGATTGGCGGTACACAAAGTTTAGCTCATATATTAAATATGACGTCTACAATGGATGAATTAGAAGGTAAAAAAGTAGTCTTTGTTCTATCACCACAATGGTTTACAAAGACTGGGGTTTCGCAGGGGGATTTTACGAACAATTTCTCCAAACAACAAGCATATCATTTTATTTTTAATGATAAAATAAATGTAGAAATGAAGAAGAAAATTGCGAAACGACTATTAGATTATAAAGTTGTTCAAGAAGATGATATATTAAAGAATTCATTAGAAGGTGTTGTATATAATGATACGAAACATAATATAAAAGCGGGTTTAGTTAAACCACTTGCTTATATGCATCGAAATATTTTAGATCATAGAGATTTATTTAACTCTATATTTAAGATTGAACCGATGAAAGAAAAAACAAATGTGGGACTACGTTCAATTTCTTGGGTAGATGCACGTAAACATGCGGAAGAAGAAGGGAAAGCGGAATCTACTACAAACACATTTGGAATTGAAAATCCGTATTACTATAAGCATAATTTAAAGAAAAAATTAAAAGGTTTAAAAAACTTTAGAGCAAATGAATCGTATGAAGAATCACCAGAATATGATGATTTACAAATGGTTTTAAATATTTTTAAAGAGAAAAATGTCAAGCCGCTCTTTATTTCTGTACCTGTAAACGGACCATGGTATGATTATGCTGGCTTCCCTAAAGAACGCCGTGAAGTATATTATAAAAAAGTTCGGGAACAAGTTGAGAAAGCAGGGTATCCAGTAGTCGATTTCTCTGGCCATGAATATGATAAGTATTTCTTAAAAGATACAATTCATTTAGGGTGGAAAGGCTGGATTTACTTTGATGAAGCAGTACAAAACTTTTATACTGAGAAATAA
- a CDS encoding helix-turn-helix transcriptional regulator gives MNKELTIELISTKIKLIRTEKGYTQDKMAEVLGISKKTLVQIEKGRTNAGWTNTVAICALFRDSEVLQSSLGDDPLVVIATLAHKNINNTKQKTLGGKVWWKQIQEKGNFRLQQNLISQHYRILDKQDYRWFNSFDLEEALGHLEKLVADAENQ, from the coding sequence TTGAATAAAGAGCTTACAATCGAACTCATATCAACAAAAATAAAGTTAATTCGTACGGAGAAAGGATACACACAGGATAAAATGGCTGAAGTTCTTGGTATTTCAAAAAAAACGCTCGTTCAAATTGAGAAGGGACGAACAAATGCAGGGTGGACCAATACCGTAGCAATTTGTGCATTGTTTAGGGATAGCGAGGTTTTACAGTCTAGTCTAGGAGATGATCCATTAGTAGTCATTGCAACTTTAGCACATAAAAACATAAACAACACCAAACAGAAAACACTGGGAGGAAAAGTCTGGTGGAAACAAATTCAAGAAAAAGGGAACTTTCGTTTACAACAAAATCTAATTAGTCAGCATTATCGTATTTTAGATAAACAAGATTATCGTTGGTTTAACTCGTTTGATTTAGAAGAAGCACTCGGTCACCTTGAAAAATTAGTAGCAGATGCAGAAAATCAATAG
- a CDS encoding peptide ABC transporter substrate-binding protein, protein MKKVVRYSLVSTLLVSSILVGCAKEKTTTKPKDEKKVLQLLETGEIPSLNSGKVTDAVSFNVLNNVMEGLFRLSKNDEVIEAGAQKYEVSKDGKTYTFHLRDAKWSNGDPVTAQDYVYAWKQLINPDTASQYAYIAYDVKNAEKINKKQLGVEELGVKATDDKTFVVELEHPVPYFTKLLILPSFYPINEKYAKEQGDKYGLEANKAVYNGPFTLSDWKHEVSFTMKKNEKYWDKKAVKLDEVNYQIVKEISTAVNLYETDKVDRAVISTEFVDKYKNNKELKQYTDPVMYFFRFNENVPILKNKNARLALSTVFDKKGLATSFLNDGSVAANYYVPKGFLKGPDKKDFRSTAGEFNKTDVKQAKEYWEKAKQETGTNEVTLELLNYDLENFKKVGEYIKEQLEKNLPGLKVNVKLQPHTQKLALEKKKEYEMSLSRWLPDYPDPMTYLEVFLSGSSVNNTEYANPEYDALIKKIKTELGNDEKARWKALQDAEKMLLDDAVIAPVFQRGLSYLQKPYVKDLYVHQFGPATSLKWADVQK, encoded by the coding sequence ATGAAAAAAGTTGTTCGTTACTCATTAGTTAGTACTCTATTAGTTTCTTCAATTTTAGTTGGCTGCGCAAAAGAAAAAACAACGACAAAGCCGAAAGATGAGAAGAAAGTATTACAGTTACTAGAAACGGGTGAAATTCCGTCATTAAATTCAGGAAAAGTAACAGATGCAGTATCATTTAACGTTTTAAATAACGTCATGGAAGGATTATTCCGCTTATCGAAAAATGATGAAGTGATTGAGGCTGGAGCACAAAAATATGAAGTGAGCAAAGATGGAAAAACATATACATTCCACTTACGTGATGCGAAATGGTCTAACGGAGATCCAGTAACAGCTCAAGATTACGTATATGCTTGGAAACAGCTTATCAATCCGGATACTGCTTCTCAATATGCATACATTGCATACGATGTGAAAAATGCGGAGAAAATAAATAAGAAACAACTAGGGGTAGAGGAATTAGGAGTGAAAGCGACGGATGATAAAACATTCGTTGTAGAGTTAGAACATCCTGTACCGTATTTTACGAAATTACTTATTTTACCATCGTTCTATCCAATTAACGAAAAATATGCGAAAGAACAAGGTGATAAATACGGATTAGAAGCAAATAAAGCGGTATATAATGGGCCTTTTACACTATCTGATTGGAAGCATGAAGTGAGCTTTACAATGAAGAAAAACGAAAAGTATTGGGATAAAAAAGCAGTGAAGTTAGATGAAGTAAACTATCAAATTGTTAAAGAAATTTCAACTGCGGTAAATTTATATGAAACAGATAAAGTTGATCGAGCTGTCATTTCAACTGAATTCGTAGATAAATATAAAAATAATAAAGAGCTTAAACAATATACAGATCCGGTTATGTACTTCTTCCGATTCAATGAAAATGTACCGATTCTTAAAAATAAAAATGCAAGGCTTGCGCTAAGTACAGTGTTTGATAAGAAAGGACTTGCGACTTCATTTTTAAATGATGGATCGGTTGCTGCAAATTATTACGTGCCAAAAGGATTTTTAAAAGGTCCAGATAAAAAAGATTTTAGAAGTACGGCAGGTGAGTTTAATAAAACTGATGTAAAACAGGCGAAAGAATATTGGGAAAAGGCGAAGCAAGAGACTGGTACAAATGAAGTAACGCTTGAGTTATTAAACTATGATTTAGAAAACTTCAAAAAAGTAGGAGAATATATTAAAGAGCAGCTTGAGAAAAACTTACCGGGCTTAAAGGTAAATGTGAAATTACAACCACATACGCAAAAGTTAGCGCTAGAGAAGAAAAAAGAATATGAAATGTCATTATCACGTTGGCTACCAGATTATCCAGATCCAATGACATACTTAGAAGTATTCCTTTCTGGAAGTAGTGTGAACAATACTGAATATGCGAATCCAGAATATGATGCGTTAATTAAGAAGATTAAAACAGAATTAGGTAATGATGAAAAAGCTCGTTGGAAAGCACTGCAAGATGCTGAAAAAATGTTGCTGGATGATGCGGTAATTGCTCCAGTATTCCAGCGCGGATTATCTTACTTACAAAAGCCATATGTGAAAGATTTATACGTACATCAATTTGGACCCGCAACAAGTTTAAAGTGGGCAGATGTACAAAAATAA
- a CDS encoding C40 family peptidase, producing the protein MKKVGTAFLTTLFIFSSFTSANAEEKRDSKAFIDVSAATLWTAPDSLRPIDVPSATNPVDLWKWTKSMTLDEKLWLTNANKLETQALLGQEVTVVDKKGDWVKVLVHGQPTPRNEEGYPGWMPEKQLTYNQEFADKTNEPFVLVTKPTAILYINPSEKHKSLEVSYNTRLPLLSEDTISYRVLLPNGQKAWLRKHDGTVYRSQNDIPTPAADDLINTGKMFLGLPYIWAGTSGFGFDCSGFTHTIYKSHGITIPRDSGPQSRNGVAVDKEHLQKGDLIFFAHDQGKGSVHHVAMYIGDGNMIHSPRAERSVEIIPLNTPGYIEEYAGARRYLP; encoded by the coding sequence ATGAAAAAAGTAGGAACTGCATTTTTAACAACTTTATTTATATTTTCATCGTTTACATCAGCGAATGCTGAAGAGAAGAGAGATAGTAAAGCGTTTATCGATGTATCTGCCGCAACACTTTGGACTGCACCTGATTCATTACGACCAATTGATGTACCGAGCGCTACAAATCCAGTTGATTTGTGGAAGTGGACGAAATCGATGACGCTTGATGAGAAACTTTGGTTAACAAATGCAAATAAATTAGAAACGCAAGCGCTATTAGGTCAAGAAGTAACGGTTGTTGATAAAAAAGGGGACTGGGTGAAAGTGTTAGTCCATGGTCAACCAACACCGCGAAATGAGGAAGGTTACCCAGGATGGATGCCTGAAAAACAGTTAACATATAATCAAGAATTTGCAGATAAAACAAATGAACCTTTCGTATTAGTAACGAAACCGACAGCAATTTTATATATAAATCCTTCTGAAAAACACAAATCGCTTGAAGTGAGCTATAATACGAGACTGCCGCTCCTAAGTGAAGATACAATTTCATATCGCGTGTTGTTACCAAATGGACAGAAAGCTTGGCTACGAAAACATGATGGAACGGTTTACCGCTCTCAAAATGATATTCCAACTCCGGCGGCCGATGATTTAATAAACACAGGGAAAATGTTTTTAGGATTACCGTATATATGGGCTGGTACAAGTGGCTTCGGATTTGATTGCTCTGGATTTACACATACAATTTATAAATCGCATGGTATTACCATTCCGCGAGATTCTGGACCGCAATCGAGAAATGGAGTTGCAGTTGATAAAGAACATTTACAAAAAGGAGATTTAATCTTCTTTGCACATGATCAAGGAAAAGGCAGTGTCCATCACGTTGCTATGTATATTGGAGACGGAAATATGATTCACTCACCAAGAGCTGAAAGGTCGGTAGAAATTATACCGTTAAATACACCAGGATATATAGAAGAATACGCTGGCGCCCGTCGTTACTTACCTTAA
- a CDS encoding dipeptide epimerase: MNKMKINDVKVNRRRVNLHTPFKTALRTVTEIESIDVYIHTDEGIVGKGAAAATPVITGDFANGVEEAILGPMRSCLIGQDIIQFQQLLQHIQMSCIGNPSAKAAVDIALYDVYCQHQNVPLYALLGGKKEIHTDITVSVDEPFVMAKEAKQHVEKGFQTLKIKVGKSAHLDLERIEAIRNSVPKNTTLRLDANQGWNPKEAVSIIKEMENRNLNIEFIEQPVHAKDWDGLKYVKDHVQTPIMADESIFSASDALKIVQGRYADLINIKLMKCGGIREAWRIADIAEAAGVKCMVGSMMESSLSVSAVAHLAAAHPNIHYFDLDAPLWLMEEPEGMTYSGSKVNLQSTVNSKS, translated from the coding sequence ATGAACAAAATGAAAATTAATGATGTAAAAGTAAATCGTAGACGTGTAAATCTGCATACACCGTTTAAAACGGCGCTTCGTACTGTAACCGAAATAGAAAGTATAGATGTATATATTCATACAGATGAAGGAATTGTTGGCAAGGGTGCTGCAGCCGCAACACCAGTTATTACGGGGGATTTCGCTAACGGGGTTGAAGAAGCAATTTTAGGACCGATGCGTTCCTGTTTAATTGGTCAAGATATCATTCAATTTCAGCAGTTACTGCAGCACATTCAAATGAGTTGTATTGGAAATCCAAGTGCGAAAGCGGCGGTAGATATTGCTTTATATGATGTGTATTGTCAACACCAAAACGTTCCACTTTACGCATTATTAGGCGGGAAGAAAGAAATTCATACAGATATTACGGTGAGTGTAGATGAGCCTTTCGTTATGGCAAAAGAGGCAAAGCAACATGTAGAAAAAGGGTTTCAAACTTTGAAAATTAAAGTGGGGAAATCTGCTCATTTAGATTTAGAACGTATTGAAGCGATTCGAAATAGTGTACCAAAAAATACGACGTTACGATTAGATGCAAATCAAGGATGGAATCCAAAAGAAGCGGTTTCTATCATTAAAGAAATGGAGAATCGTAATTTAAATATCGAATTTATTGAACAACCTGTTCATGCGAAAGATTGGGATGGGTTAAAGTACGTCAAAGACCATGTGCAAACGCCTATTATGGCAGATGAAAGCATATTTTCAGCCAGCGATGCATTGAAAATCGTACAAGGAAGATATGCAGACTTAATCAATATTAAATTAATGAAATGTGGTGGCATTCGTGAAGCGTGGCGTATTGCAGATATAGCAGAAGCAGCTGGTGTGAAATGTATGGTAGGAAGCATGATGGAATCTTCACTTTCTGTTAGCGCTGTAGCCCATTTGGCGGCAGCTCATCCTAATATTCATTATTTCGATCTTGATGCGCCGCTTTGGTTAATGGAAGAGCCAGAAGGAATGACTTATTCTGGATCAAAGGTAAACCTTCAATCGACAGTGAATAGTAAATCTTAG
- a CDS encoding DUF3870 domain-containing protein — translation MYASNTIYIVGDAKAPQNNPITEKFKSYFVAFVLIKETGEIVDADCSATIALTSQFVKYLFLHKNINDPLLVTEIKNRYFGSSQKALLVALKDAQKKYNQIAALSTHS, via the coding sequence GTGTACGCTTCAAATACAATTTATATCGTAGGGGATGCGAAAGCACCTCAAAATAATCCCATTACCGAAAAGTTCAAAAGTTATTTTGTAGCATTTGTACTTATTAAGGAGACCGGGGAAATTGTAGATGCAGATTGCTCAGCGACAATTGCATTAACATCACAATTCGTTAAATATTTGTTTCTACATAAAAACATTAATGACCCACTATTGGTAACAGAAATAAAAAATAGATACTTCGGTTCGTCTCAAAAGGCACTACTTGTAGCATTAAAAGATGCACAGAAAAAATATAATCAAATCGCTGCTTTGTCTACCCATTCATAG
- a CDS encoding FtsB family cell division protein, whose amino-acid sequence MRKLKRINVPNIQEQLSQSNENRAINKKKLRRFIFMFLFIAAATLYVQFILTKQQEVIVEKKDTITNQKKQLVSLKKDQTSLKTNIENLTDDEEEILKFARKEYQFSKSNETIFVLPK is encoded by the coding sequence ATGAGGAAACTCAAGCGAATAAATGTTCCTAATATACAAGAACAACTATCACAGTCTAATGAGAATCGAGCAATTAATAAGAAAAAACTAAGGAGATTTATATTCATGTTTTTATTTATTGCGGCGGCTACTTTGTACGTTCAATTTATTTTAACGAAACAACAAGAAGTAATTGTAGAAAAAAAAGATACAATTACGAATCAAAAAAAACAATTGGTTTCTTTAAAGAAAGATCAGACTTCTTTAAAGACTAACATAGAAAATTTAACAGACGATGAGGAAGAAATTTTGAAGTTTGCGAGAAAAGAATATCAATTTTCTAAGTCCAATGAAACTATATTTGTGTTGCCGAAGTAG
- a CDS encoding aldo/keto reductase has product MHYRTLGKTGITVSEIGFGAWAIGGDEWGPVNDKQSITAIKKAIECGVNFIDTADVYGLGHSEKLVATAIKGHRNDIILSTKGGLIGHHYDPNGEPVYNTPEKIIAVFETSLQRLQTDYVDLYFCHIWWHNRRETEAFLRAFEILKRDGKVRAVGVSTHDLQYIHHFNTNNKIDIVQLDYNILNRKPENDILPFLQEKNLGAVIRGPLKMGILTGKFTSKTTFPNGDLRKDWPNKTWFQEDLQKVEKLRLLSNKNQTLGQLALRYILTHPAVSVVIPGAKTEKQAQENANASVRPILSDEELSYIHSI; this is encoded by the coding sequence ATGCATTACCGTACATTAGGTAAAACCGGAATAACTGTTTCTGAAATAGGTTTTGGGGCATGGGCAATCGGTGGTGATGAATGGGGACCTGTTAACGATAAACAATCTATAACAGCTATCAAAAAAGCAATTGAGTGTGGTGTGAATTTTATTGATACTGCGGATGTGTATGGTTTAGGACATAGTGAAAAGTTAGTGGCTACCGCAATTAAAGGACATCGTAATGATATTATCCTATCAACGAAAGGTGGTTTAATCGGACATCACTACGATCCCAATGGAGAACCTGTATATAATACTCCCGAAAAAATCATCGCCGTATTTGAAACAAGTTTACAACGTCTTCAAACAGATTACGTTGATCTTTATTTTTGTCATATTTGGTGGCATAATCGTAGAGAAACAGAAGCATTTTTACGTGCATTTGAAATATTAAAACGTGATGGAAAAGTAAGAGCTGTCGGTGTTTCGACCCATGATTTACAGTACATTCATCATTTCAATACAAACAATAAAATTGACATCGTACAACTTGATTACAATATATTGAATCGAAAACCAGAAAATGATATTTTGCCATTTTTGCAAGAGAAAAATCTAGGAGCTGTTATTCGTGGGCCATTAAAAATGGGTATTTTAACTGGAAAATTCACAAGTAAAACAACTTTTCCAAATGGTGATTTACGCAAAGATTGGCCAAATAAAACTTGGTTTCAAGAAGACTTACAAAAGGTAGAGAAACTTCGATTGCTCTCAAATAAAAATCAGACCTTAGGACAACTTGCACTTCGCTATATACTCACTCATCCAGCAGTAAGTGTTGTAATCCCTGGTGCAAAAACAGAAAAACAAGCACAAGAAAATGCAAATGCGTCTGTTCGCCCTATTTTGAGTGATGAGGAGCTTAGCTATATTCATTCAATATAA
- a CDS encoding DJ-1/PfpI family protein codes for MINKWSVGIFLFNDVEVLDFAGPFEVFSVTEADKEKTFTVYTVSQNGEMITARNGLKVQPDYSIEDLPPIDILIIPGGKGVRENETIINWVRQQMKEVKLMTSVCTGALLLAKAGLLEGLKATTHWASIQTFKKDFPNVEVMENVKFVDEGQIITSAGISAGINMSFHIVKNLLGVEVAEETAKSMEYDIDLQN; via the coding sequence ATGATAAATAAATGGAGCGTGGGTATATTTTTATTTAATGATGTAGAAGTGTTAGATTTTGCAGGACCATTTGAAGTTTTTTCTGTAACCGAAGCGGATAAAGAAAAAACATTTACTGTTTATACAGTTAGCCAAAATGGAGAAATGATTACAGCAAGAAACGGATTAAAGGTACAGCCGGATTATAGTATTGAAGATTTACCACCAATTGATATTTTAATTATTCCAGGTGGTAAAGGCGTTAGGGAAAATGAAACTATAATAAATTGGGTTCGACAGCAAATGAAAGAAGTAAAGCTAATGACTTCAGTTTGTACTGGTGCGCTATTACTTGCGAAAGCTGGTTTACTGGAAGGCTTAAAAGCAACAACGCATTGGGCTAGTATTCAAACTTTCAAAAAAGACTTCCCGAATGTAGAAGTAATGGAGAATGTAAAATTTGTAGATGAAGGACAAATTATTACATCGGCAGGTATTTCAGCTGGTATTAACATGTCATTTCATATTGTGAAAAATTTGTTGGGTGTGGAGGTTGCTGAGGAAACGGCCAAAAGCATGGAATATGATATTGATTTACAAAATTAA